From the Petrotoga sp. 9PW.55.5.1 genome, one window contains:
- the amrA gene encoding AmmeMemoRadiSam system protein A gives MTDKKHPYVIWAEKVIKAYVEEKKIIDFDKTLTRELFEIKRGCFVSLHKKNGELRGCIGTITPVYDNLIEEIRENAIAAATQDPRFPPVTPKELSDLVISVDILSELEKVKDVAELNPKIFGVVVKSGYKRGVLLPDIEGVKTIEEQLNIAKMKAGIYEDEPLEIFKFTVNRFY, from the coding sequence GTGACAGATAAAAAACACCCTTATGTTATTTGGGCAGAAAAAGTTATTAAAGCATATGTTGAAGAGAAAAAAATCATTGATTTTGATAAAACACTTACAAGGGAATTATTTGAGATAAAAAGAGGTTGTTTCGTTAGTCTTCACAAGAAAAATGGCGAATTAAGAGGATGCATCGGGACTATAACCCCTGTTTATGATAACTTGATCGAAGAAATTAGAGAAAATGCCATTGCAGCTGCTACTCAGGATCCAAGATTTCCTCCTGTTACTCCTAAAGAATTAAGCGATTTGGTTATTTCTGTTGATATTTTATCCGAACTAGAAAAAGTCAAAGATGTTGCTGAACTCAATCCTAAAATATTTGGAGTAGTTGTTAAAAGTGGTTATAAAAGGGGAGTGCTTCTTCCTGACATAGAAGGAGTTAAAACTATTGAAGAACAATTGAATATAGCAAAAATGAAGGCTGGTATTTATGAAGATGAACCCTTGGAAATCTTCAAATTTACTGTTAACAGATTTTATTAA